In Elaeis guineensis isolate ETL-2024a chromosome 1, EG11, whole genome shotgun sequence, a genomic segment contains:
- the LOC105038282 gene encoding B3 domain-containing protein Os11g0156000 — protein sequence MPINPIYYHPPQAWSWKPPMNPHHQPQHHYQVEEEEETQYEIRELMFEKPLTPSDVGKLNRLVIPKQHAEKYFPLDGDSGDKGLLLSFDDIESGKSWWFRYSYWTSSQSYVLTKGWSRFVKEKQLDAGDVVLFERLRTGGDRLYIGCRRRGAPQAPPVPTVTRSNAAVPWSPVYYTAAASSSYMYVSSVQQDCLLHAGDGSAERAAPANSKRLRLFGVNLECGPDWPEPQPVQPEPWLTGQSPKAPSSQL from the exons ATGCCCATAAACCCTATCTACTACCATCCCCCACAAGCTTGGTCCTGGAAGCCACCAATGAACCCTCACCACCAACCCCAGCACCACTACcaagtggaggaggaggaggaaaccCAGTATGAGATCAGAGAGCTCATGTTTGAGAAGCCCCTCACCCCAAGTGATGTGGGCAAGCTCAACAGGCTGGTCATTCCCAAACAGCATGCCGAGAAGTACTTCCCCCTCGATGGAGATTCGGGCGACAAAGGCCTGCTACTGAGCTTCGACGATATCGAGTCGGGCAAGTCATGGTGGTTCCGCTACTCCTATTGGACCAGCAGCCAAAGCTATGTGCTCACCAAGGGTTGGAGCCGCTTTGTCAAGGAGAAACAGCTCGACGCAGGTGACGTGGTCCTCTTCGAGCGCCTTCGGACAGGTGGTGACCGCCTCTACATTGGTTGCAGGCGCCGTGGCGCTCCGCAGGCCCCGCCGGTTCCAACCGTGACCAGGTCCAATGCTGCAGTACCCTGGAGTCCCGTGTACTACACAGCAGCAGCCTCGAGTTCCTACATGTACGTTAGCTCAGTGCAACAAGACTGTCTTCTTCATGCAG GAGATGGATCAGCGGAGAGAGCGGCACCGGCAAACTCGAAGCGGCTGAGATTATTTGGTGTGAATTTGGAATGCGGCCCGGACTGGCCGGAGCCACAGCCGGTGCAACCAGAACCATGGTTAACAGGCCAGAGCCCCAAAGCCCCCAGCTCCCAACTATAG